The following are from one region of the Natronosporangium hydrolyticum genome:
- the mfd gene encoding transcription-repair coupling factor yields the protein MTLVGLQAAALPTLSRLREVAADPAADPLDLTGPSALRPLVTAAAAASVDRGGAGRPVLVVTATSREAEELGAAVAELIPGDQVEVYPAWETLPHERLSPRSDTVGRRLAVLRRLAHPGDQPVRVVVAPVRSVLQPQVKGLGELVPVTLRPGDTVELSELAQRLTDLAYARVDLVTKRGEYAVRGGILDIFPPTAEHPLRVELWGDEVDEIRSFAVADQRTLETESELTAPPCRELLLTPEVRARAAALAQQQPALAEICERLAEGIPVEGMESLAPALLAPAGDGDGGGLELLLHTLPRQTLVLLCDPERIRTRAHDLVRTSEEFREASWAAAATGGTAPIDLGEVAFRSLAQVRAVAGELGFSWWTMAPFGIVEEGEETSPTLGDVSELGESLRLPAESVPLYHGDTARLIQDVKGWLADGAAVALVFAGHGPAQRAGEVLRDAGFGVQLVDSLEQPPTPGAVTITTAALSVGFALTGPPPLVVLTGDDITSGRGGAGGGQLRRMPTRRRKTIDPLELRAGDLVVHEQHGIGRYVELVQRAVNGAQREYVVIAYAAGKRGQPEDRLFVPTDALDQLSRYVGGENPALHKLGGSEWQKAKARARKAVREIAAQLIQLYAARKASKGHAFGPDTPWQRELEDAFPWVETPDQLSAIDEVKADMRQSTPMDRLICGDVGFGKTEIAVRAAFKAVQDGKQVAVLVPTTLLAQQHFNTFTERMSQFPVELRQLSRFATTAETNQTLTKLAEGGVDIVVGTHRLLQPSTRFKQLGLVIVDEEQRFGVEHKEYLKSLRATVDVLTLSATPIPRTLEMAVTGIREMSTIATPPEERHPVLTYVGAYKEKQVAAAIHRELLRDGQVFYVHNRVESIEKAARKLRELVPEARIAVAHGQMGEATLEKVMVGFWQREYDVLVCTTIVESGLDIPNANTLIVERADLLGLSQLHQIRGRVGRGRERAYSYFLFPPEKPLTEQAHERLATIAQHTELGAGMYVAMKDLEIRGAGNLLGGEQSGHIEGVGFDLYVRMVGEAVQRFKGEETGEEEPAAEVKIDLPVDAHLPHEYIGVERLRLEAYRKLATAATADELTEVVAELDDRYGTPPEPVANLVAVARFRLLARAYGLTEVSLQGRHIRFAPLTLPDSKQLRLKRYHPDAVYKPAVATVSLPRPATKRVGGQPLRDTALLDWCAELLTTVLGEPPAGAAAGGAAAPPAPSAPART from the coding sequence ATGACGCTCGTAGGTCTCCAAGCTGCCGCGCTGCCTACGCTCTCCCGGCTGCGGGAAGTCGCCGCCGACCCCGCCGCCGACCCGCTGGACCTCACCGGCCCATCCGCGCTGCGCCCACTGGTCACCGCCGCGGCGGCCGCCAGCGTCGACCGGGGTGGGGCCGGCCGGCCGGTGCTGGTGGTGACCGCCACCTCCCGGGAAGCTGAGGAGCTCGGCGCGGCGGTGGCGGAGCTGATCCCGGGCGACCAGGTGGAGGTCTATCCGGCGTGGGAGACGCTGCCGCATGAGCGGCTCTCACCCCGCAGCGACACCGTGGGGCGCCGGCTGGCGGTGCTGCGCCGGCTCGCCCACCCGGGCGACCAGCCGGTACGGGTGGTGGTGGCGCCGGTCCGGTCGGTGCTGCAGCCGCAGGTGAAGGGGCTCGGCGAGCTAGTGCCGGTGACGCTGCGGCCGGGCGACACCGTCGAGCTGTCGGAATTGGCGCAGCGACTCACCGACCTGGCGTACGCCCGGGTCGACCTGGTCACCAAGCGCGGCGAGTACGCCGTACGGGGCGGCATCCTCGACATCTTCCCGCCGACCGCGGAGCATCCACTGCGGGTGGAGCTGTGGGGCGACGAGGTGGACGAGATCCGCAGCTTCGCCGTCGCCGACCAGCGGACCCTGGAGACCGAATCCGAACTGACCGCGCCGCCGTGCCGGGAGCTGCTGCTCACCCCGGAGGTGCGGGCTCGTGCCGCAGCGCTGGCGCAGCAGCAGCCGGCGCTGGCCGAGATCTGCGAACGGCTCGCCGAGGGGATCCCGGTGGAGGGGATGGAGTCGTTGGCCCCGGCGCTGCTCGCGCCGGCCGGCGACGGCGACGGGGGCGGGCTGGAGCTGTTGCTGCACACGCTGCCCCGGCAGACGCTGGTGCTGTTGTGCGACCCGGAGCGGATCCGCACCCGGGCCCATGACCTGGTCCGGACCAGCGAGGAGTTCCGGGAGGCGAGCTGGGCGGCGGCGGCGACCGGCGGCACCGCCCCGATCGATCTGGGGGAGGTGGCGTTCCGGTCGCTGGCGCAGGTCCGGGCCGTCGCTGGGGAGCTGGGTTTCAGCTGGTGGACGATGGCGCCGTTCGGCATCGTCGAGGAGGGGGAGGAGACATCGCCGACCCTTGGCGACGTCAGCGAGTTGGGGGAGAGCCTGCGGCTGCCGGCCGAGTCGGTGCCGCTCTACCACGGTGACACCGCCCGACTGATCCAGGACGTCAAGGGGTGGCTGGCCGACGGGGCCGCGGTGGCGTTGGTCTTCGCCGGGCACGGGCCGGCGCAGCGGGCGGGGGAGGTGCTCCGCGACGCCGGCTTCGGGGTGCAGCTGGTCGATTCGCTCGAACAGCCGCCGACGCCCGGTGCGGTCACGATCACCACTGCTGCGCTCAGCGTCGGCTTCGCGCTGACCGGCCCGCCGCCGCTGGTGGTGCTCACCGGCGACGACATCACCAGCGGCCGGGGTGGGGCGGGCGGCGGTCAGCTGCGCCGGATGCCGACCCGGCGCCGCAAGACCATCGACCCGCTGGAGCTGCGCGCCGGTGACCTGGTGGTGCATGAACAGCACGGCATCGGCCGCTATGTGGAGTTGGTGCAGCGGGCGGTCAACGGGGCCCAGCGCGAATATGTCGTGATCGCGTACGCGGCGGGCAAGCGGGGGCAGCCGGAGGACCGGTTGTTCGTCCCCACCGACGCACTTGATCAGCTGTCCCGTTACGTCGGGGGCGAGAACCCGGCGCTGCACAAGCTGGGCGGGTCGGAGTGGCAGAAGGCGAAGGCCCGGGCCCGCAAGGCGGTCCGGGAGATCGCTGCCCAACTGATCCAGCTGTACGCGGCCCGGAAGGCGAGCAAGGGGCACGCGTTCGGGCCGGACACGCCGTGGCAGCGGGAGCTGGAGGACGCGTTCCCGTGGGTGGAGACGCCGGACCAGCTCTCGGCGATCGACGAGGTGAAGGCCGACATGCGGCAGTCGACGCCGATGGACCGGCTGATCTGCGGCGACGTCGGCTTCGGCAAGACCGAGATCGCCGTCCGGGCGGCGTTCAAGGCGGTGCAGGACGGCAAACAGGTGGCGGTGCTGGTGCCCACCACGCTGCTGGCGCAGCAGCACTTCAACACCTTCACCGAACGGATGAGCCAGTTCCCGGTGGAGCTGCGGCAGCTGTCGCGGTTCGCGACCACCGCCGAGACCAACCAGACTTTGACCAAGCTCGCCGAGGGCGGCGTCGACATCGTGGTCGGCACCCACCGGCTGCTGCAGCCGAGCACCCGGTTCAAGCAGCTCGGCCTGGTCATCGTCGACGAAGAGCAGCGGTTCGGGGTGGAGCACAAAGAATATCTGAAATCGCTTCGTGCCACTGTGGACGTGCTGACGCTCTCGGCCACGCCGATTCCGCGTACCTTGGAGATGGCGGTCACCGGGATCCGCGAAATGTCGACGATCGCCACCCCACCGGAGGAGCGGCATCCGGTCCTCACCTATGTCGGAGCATACAAAGAGAAGCAGGTCGCCGCCGCGATCCATCGTGAGCTGCTCCGCGACGGCCAGGTCTTCTACGTGCACAACCGGGTGGAGTCGATCGAGAAGGCCGCGCGCAAGCTGCGGGAGCTGGTGCCCGAGGCGCGGATCGCGGTGGCGCACGGGCAGATGGGCGAGGCCACCCTGGAGAAGGTGATGGTCGGCTTCTGGCAGCGCGAGTACGACGTGCTGGTCTGCACCACCATCGTCGAGTCCGGTCTGGACATCCCGAACGCCAACACGCTGATCGTGGAGCGGGCGGACCTGCTCGGGCTCTCGCAGCTGCACCAGATCCGGGGGCGGGTCGGCCGGGGCCGCGAGCGGGCCTACTCGTACTTCCTGTTCCCGCCGGAGAAGCCGCTCACCGAGCAGGCACACGAACGGCTCGCGACCATCGCCCAGCACACCGAACTCGGCGCCGGGATGTATGTGGCGATGAAGGACCTGGAGATTCGCGGCGCCGGGAACCTACTCGGCGGTGAGCAATCCGGCCACATCGAAGGTGTGGGTTTCGACCTCTACGTCCGGATGGTCGGCGAAGCGGTGCAGCGGTTCAAGGGCGAAGAGACCGGCGAAGAGGAGCCCGCCGCCGAGGTCAAGATCGACCTGCCGGTCGACGCGCACCTGCCGCACGAGTACATCGGGGTGGAGCGGCTGCGGCTGGAGGCATACCGCAAGCTCGCCACCGCTGCCACCGCCGACGAGCTGACCGAGGTCGTCGCCGAGCTGGACGACCGGTACGGCACCCCGCCGGAGCCGGTGGCGAACCTGGTGGCGGTAGCGCGGTTCCGGTTGCTCGCCCGCGCCTACGGGCTGACCGAGGTGTCCCTGCAAGGGCGGCACATCCGGTTCGCGCCGCTGACCCTGCCCGACTCCAAGCAGCTGCGGCTCAAGCGGTACCACCCGGACGCGGTCTACAAGCCGGCGGTGGCGACGGTGTCGCTGCCCCGACCGGCCACCAAACGGGTCGGTGGGCAGCCGCTGCGCGACACCGCCCTGCTCGACTGGTGCGCGGAGCTGCTCACCACCGTGCTCGGGGAGCCGCCGGCGGGCGCCGCCGCTGGCGGCGCCGCCGCGCCACCCGCACCGAGCGCACCCGCCCGAACATGA
- a CDS encoding GNAT family N-acetyltransferase, with translation MREPTCVGAFVRDDHNRVFAQRRSADRRLLPGLWDIVGGHVEAGEAPEEALAREIEEETGWKLRRIETVLAEWEWEHDGVVRYERDYLVEVDGDLAAPRLEAGKHDAYAWIGLDNLDLMMAGRTDGDRRLRDLVAKAARTRLTERLRLEPVGPEHVRDLFLLHQDDRVAAWHGRRLTAESARRWAVRGQRGWDQEGVDKWMAYDRQTGELIGRSGLNRTELDGQSRLEISWTVRSDRWGNGYATEMGRAGVEFAFEELGDTAVIAVTDPHNLRSRAVMERIGMSFVREITRDGTRSTLYAIAKPGPGQR, from the coding sequence ATGCGGGAGCCAACCTGTGTCGGGGCCTTCGTGCGAGACGACCACAACCGCGTCTTCGCGCAGCGGCGCAGCGCCGACCGGCGGCTGCTACCTGGCCTTTGGGACATCGTCGGCGGGCACGTGGAGGCCGGCGAGGCGCCCGAGGAGGCGTTGGCGCGTGAGATCGAGGAGGAGACCGGCTGGAAGCTGCGCCGGATCGAGACCGTCCTCGCCGAGTGGGAGTGGGAGCACGACGGGGTGGTCCGTTACGAACGGGACTATCTGGTCGAGGTAGATGGAGACCTCGCCGCCCCCCGGTTGGAGGCGGGCAAACACGACGCGTACGCCTGGATCGGGCTGGACAATCTTGACCTGATGATGGCGGGGCGCACCGACGGCGACCGGCGACTGCGGGATCTGGTGGCGAAGGCCGCGCGGACCCGGTTGACCGAACGGCTGCGGCTGGAGCCGGTCGGCCCCGAGCATGTGCGGGATCTCTTCCTGCTGCACCAGGACGATCGGGTAGCAGCGTGGCACGGCCGCCGGCTCACCGCTGAATCCGCCCGCCGGTGGGCGGTACGCGGCCAGCGTGGCTGGGACCAGGAAGGCGTCGACAAATGGATGGCGTACGACCGGCAGACCGGTGAGCTGATCGGGCGCAGCGGGCTGAACCGCACCGAGCTCGACGGGCAGTCCCGGCTGGAGATCAGCTGGACGGTCCGTTCGGACCGGTGGGGCAACGGCTACGCCACCGAGATGGGGCGGGCCGGGGTCGAGTTCGCCTTCGAGGAGCTGGGCGACACCGCGGTGATCGCGGTAACCGACCCGCACAACCTGCGCTCCCGGGCGGTCATGGAACGGATCGGGATGAGCTTCGTCCGGGAGATCACCCGCGACGGCACCCGTTCGACGCTGTACGCGATCGCAAAGCCCGGGCCGGGGCAGCGCTAG
- a CDS encoding sensor histidine kinase, with product MAVPLWWQRPGPTPTQQHRDLWLAAAAAALAAASSVLTTSMGVTAFPDPASLPEQLLWSVLLAVPLAVRRRFPTTVLLAVAVLFIAAQARQADDGLVHSAILFVALYTLGAWGNDRRQGRLVRIGVIVAMFGWLGYGLLIAALTVGAEAGGAGPLDPLLAAALYSVALNALYFGAAYYFGNIAWESARRRHELLAGQEELRRSQAENARQAVVAERLRIARDLHDVVAHHVSVMGIQAAAARRVFDRDQQAASTALRSVEQTARTAVRELQELLGVLRSEPGPPDRDGSDAAAAASGADRESAMPLAVVPRLDQLSELADQARATGLQVSYRTVGPPVPIPEAIGLSAYRVAQEALTNTIKHAGATHVDLRVRYLAQSLEVEVSDDGRGTSPAGGPGSNGSGLGLVGMRERMSVHNGELAAGPRRQGGFQVRARFPLPADAGQAESA from the coding sequence ATGGCAGTCCCGCTGTGGTGGCAACGCCCCGGCCCCACCCCCACCCAGCAGCACCGCGACCTCTGGCTGGCCGCGGCGGCGGCCGCGTTGGCGGCGGCGAGCTCGGTACTGACGACCAGCATGGGGGTGACCGCCTTCCCGGACCCCGCGAGCTTGCCTGAGCAGTTGCTCTGGAGTGTGCTGCTCGCGGTGCCGCTGGCGGTACGCCGCCGCTTCCCCACCACGGTGCTGCTGGCGGTCGCGGTGCTCTTCATCGCTGCCCAGGCCCGGCAGGCCGACGACGGGCTGGTGCACTCGGCGATCCTGTTCGTGGCGCTCTACACGCTCGGCGCCTGGGGTAACGACCGGCGGCAGGGCAGGCTGGTCCGGATCGGGGTCATCGTCGCCATGTTCGGCTGGCTCGGCTACGGCTTGCTGATCGCGGCGCTGACCGTCGGCGCCGAGGCGGGTGGGGCCGGCCCGCTGGATCCGCTGCTCGCCGCCGCGCTCTACAGCGTCGCCCTCAACGCGCTGTACTTCGGCGCCGCCTACTACTTCGGCAACATCGCCTGGGAGTCCGCCCGGCGACGGCACGAGCTGCTGGCCGGGCAGGAGGAGCTGCGGCGTTCGCAGGCCGAGAACGCGCGGCAGGCGGTCGTCGCGGAGCGGCTGCGGATCGCCCGCGACCTGCACGACGTGGTCGCCCACCACGTCTCGGTGATGGGGATTCAGGCCGCCGCCGCCCGCCGCGTCTTCGACCGCGACCAGCAGGCCGCGAGCACCGCGCTGCGCTCCGTCGAGCAGACCGCCCGGACCGCCGTACGGGAGCTGCAGGAGCTGCTCGGAGTCCTCCGTTCCGAGCCTGGGCCGCCCGACCGCGACGGGTCCGACGCGGCCGCCGCCGCTTCCGGCGCCGACCGGGAGAGCGCGATGCCGCTCGCCGTCGTGCCCCGGCTGGACCAGCTGTCCGAGCTCGCCGACCAGGCCCGCGCCACCGGGCTACAGGTCTCCTACCGCACGGTCGGCCCGCCGGTGCCGATCCCCGAGGCGATCGGACTCTCGGCGTACCGGGTGGCGCAGGAGGCGCTCACCAACACCATCAAGCATGCCGGGGCGACCCACGTCGACCTCCGGGTACGGTATCTCGCGCAGAGCTTGGAGGTGGAGGTCAGCGATGACGGCCGGGGCACCTCGCCGGCCGGCGGGCCGGGTTCGAACGGCAGCGGGCTGGGACTGGTGGGAATGCGGGAGCGAATGTCTGTCCATAACGGGGAATTGGCGGCCGGGCCCCGCCGGCAGGGTGGTTTCCAGGTGCGTGCCCGGTTCCCGCTGCCCGCGGACGCCGGCCAGGCGGAGTCGGCATGA
- a CDS encoding response regulator: MTNPAEPSPPLRVLIVDDQQLVRSGFRMILESEPDIEVTGEAATGAEAITMTAAGRPDVVLMDVQMPDLDGLSATRQILASEPTDLDPPKVVMVTTFDREDYLFEALRAGASGFLLKNAGPEDLIASVRAVARGDALLSPEVTRRVLARFTAPTPALGTFRPPALTDREHEVLVLLARGATNTEIAAQLYLGETTVKTHVSRILHKLELRDRAQAVVFAYEHGVVAPGA; this comes from the coding sequence ATGACCAACCCGGCAGAGCCGTCCCCACCGCTGCGGGTCCTCATCGTCGATGACCAACAGCTGGTCCGCAGCGGATTCCGGATGATCCTCGAGTCCGAACCCGACATCGAGGTCACCGGCGAAGCGGCGACCGGCGCGGAAGCGATCACCATGACCGCTGCCGGCCGCCCGGATGTGGTGCTGATGGATGTCCAGATGCCGGATCTGGACGGGTTGAGCGCAACCCGCCAGATCCTGGCTTCCGAACCAACCGACCTGGATCCCCCCAAGGTGGTGATGGTGACCACGTTCGACCGCGAGGATTATCTGTTCGAGGCGCTGCGGGCCGGAGCCAGCGGATTCCTGCTGAAGAACGCCGGCCCGGAAGACTTGATTGCCTCGGTTCGCGCGGTCGCCCGCGGCGACGCCCTGCTCTCACCCGAGGTGACCCGCCGGGTGCTGGCCCGGTTCACCGCGCCGACGCCCGCGCTCGGGACCTTCCGGCCGCCCGCCTTGACCGACCGGGAACATGAGGTGCTGGTGTTGCTGGCCCGCGGCGCCACCAACACCGAGATCGCCGCACAGCTCTATCTCGGCGAGACCACGGTCAAGACGCACGTCTCGCGAATCCTGCACAAGCTCGAGCTACGGGACCGGGCACAGGCGGTGGTCTTCGCCTACGAGCACGGTGTGGTCGCCCCCGGCGCCTGA
- a CDS encoding ABC transporter ATP-binding protein: MLALRSVSRSFGDHQVLHDVSFEVGAGTMTGFVGANGAGKTTAMRIILGVLGADSGTVSWRGSPIDQTTRQRFGYMPEERGLYPKMKVAEQIVYLARLHGLDQPTARRNCADLLEQLELTERADDPVEQLSLGNQQRAQIAAALAFEPELLILDEPFSGLDPLAVETVLSVLRERARTGVPVLFSSHQLEVVERLCDNLVVIAEGRIAAAGARAELQQRQGPPRYELTVDDDAGWIRDMPHTTVVELAGATVQFDVTVAGAEQVVLQEATRRGPVHSFRPIVPTLSEIFREVIR, encoded by the coding sequence ATGTTGGCGCTACGGTCGGTGAGTCGCAGCTTCGGCGACCACCAGGTGCTCCACGATGTATCCTTTGAGGTGGGTGCGGGCACGATGACGGGCTTCGTCGGCGCCAACGGCGCCGGCAAGACCACGGCGATGCGGATCATCCTGGGGGTGCTCGGCGCGGACAGCGGCACCGTCAGTTGGCGGGGCAGCCCGATCGACCAGACGACCCGGCAGCGATTCGGTTACATGCCCGAAGAACGCGGCCTCTACCCGAAGATGAAGGTCGCCGAGCAGATCGTCTATCTGGCCCGGTTGCACGGGCTGGACCAGCCCACCGCCCGACGCAACTGCGCCGACCTGCTGGAGCAGCTGGAGCTGACCGAACGCGCCGACGACCCGGTCGAGCAACTCTCCCTCGGCAATCAGCAACGAGCACAGATCGCCGCCGCCCTGGCCTTCGAACCCGAACTGCTGATTCTCGACGAGCCCTTCTCCGGCCTGGACCCGCTCGCCGTGGAGACGGTCCTCTCGGTGCTTCGGGAGCGGGCCCGAACGGGTGTCCCGGTGCTCTTCTCCAGCCACCAGCTCGAGGTGGTCGAGCGGCTCTGCGACAACCTGGTGGTTATCGCGGAGGGCCGCATCGCCGCCGCCGGGGCGCGGGCCGAGCTGCAACAACGGCAGGGCCCGCCCCGGTACGAACTCACCGTCGACGACGACGCCGGTTGGATTCGGGACATGCCCCACACCACGGTCGTGGAGTTGGCCGGTGCCACCGTGCAGTTCGACGTGACGGTCGCCGGTGCCGAGCAGGTGGTCCTGCAGGAGGCGACGCGGCGGGGGCCGGTGCACAGCTTCCGACCCATCGTGCCCACATTGAGCGAAATCTTCCGGGAGGTCATCCGATGA
- a CDS encoding ABC transporter permease encodes MSSAGSPTITREPQPHRPDAPRTNATWAATRLVAEREISTQLRTKGFWITLAVFVVGLLAATILPGLFGGDDRVTVAVAGPAAAEAVAATDFEVEPVTDRAAAEELVRDGEVDGAVIDGPAGPLVIGLADPPTAVVSGLSQSPPVELLEPDEVGGGLRFLVAFAFALAFMMFSFSGMAIAQSVVTEKQTRIVEILVATIPIRAILAGKIIGHSLLVFAQLALLAMVAPIGLRAGDQSQLLSLLAPALGWFLPFFALGFVLLATMWSVAGSIVSRQEDLGSTAAPIIAVVMLPYFGVVFFFENTLVMTILSYVPFSAAVAMPVRLFAGEAQPWEPFVSMLGLVATMIAGVLIGSRLYAGSLLRTGSRVKLRQAWSQRS; translated from the coding sequence ATGAGTTCCGCAGGCAGCCCGACGATCACCCGGGAGCCGCAGCCTCACCGGCCGGACGCTCCCCGCACCAACGCCACCTGGGCGGCCACCCGGCTGGTCGCCGAACGAGAAATCAGCACTCAGCTCCGCACCAAAGGGTTCTGGATAACCCTCGCCGTCTTCGTGGTGGGCCTGCTGGCGGCGACGATCCTGCCTGGCCTCTTCGGTGGGGACGACCGGGTCACCGTCGCTGTCGCTGGTCCGGCAGCGGCCGAGGCGGTGGCGGCGACTGACTTCGAGGTCGAGCCGGTCACCGACCGGGCCGCCGCCGAGGAGCTGGTGCGCGATGGGGAGGTGGACGGGGCGGTCATCGACGGCCCGGCTGGGCCGCTGGTGATCGGACTCGCGGATCCGCCCACCGCAGTAGTGTCCGGGTTGAGCCAGTCGCCGCCGGTCGAGCTGCTCGAACCCGACGAGGTGGGCGGCGGGTTGCGGTTCCTGGTCGCCTTCGCCTTCGCCCTGGCGTTCATGATGTTCTCCTTCTCGGGCATGGCGATCGCCCAGAGCGTCGTTACCGAGAAGCAGACCAGAATCGTCGAGATCCTGGTCGCGACGATCCCGATCCGGGCGATCCTGGCCGGCAAGATAATCGGTCACTCGTTGCTGGTCTTCGCGCAACTGGCCCTGCTCGCCATGGTCGCCCCGATCGGTCTCCGCGCCGGCGACCAGTCGCAGCTGCTGTCGCTGCTCGCGCCGGCGCTCGGCTGGTTCCTGCCGTTCTTCGCGCTCGGCTTCGTACTCCTGGCGACGATGTGGTCGGTGGCTGGCTCGATCGTGAGCCGGCAGGAGGACCTCGGCAGCACCGCCGCCCCGATCATCGCGGTGGTCATGCTGCCCTACTTCGGAGTGGTCTTCTTCTTCGAGAACACCCTGGTGATGACCATCCTGTCCTATGTGCCATTCTCGGCCGCGGTGGCGATGCCGGTCCGGCTGTTCGCCGGGGAGGCCCAGCCGTGGGAGCCTTTCGTCTCGATGCTCGGTCTGGTGGCCACCATGATCGCCGGGGTGTTGATCGGGAGCCGGCTCTACGCTGGTTCGTTGCTGCGGACCGGGTCCCGGGTCAAGCTACGGCAGGCCTGGTCCCAGCGTAGCTAG
- a CDS encoding WxL protein peptidoglycan domain-containing protein, with product MPSSPLVRRAPRIALAALIALLAAPPDLTPAAASPAAAAPTAVAPAGAVPASQQSLPDDPEIRWAVQPTREAGPTGRSWFTYDLVPGGELVDSATITNFSSTTLDFEVYPTDAYTTPDGGFALLPADEPASGLATWVGMAQGRYRVPAGETLEVEFRLRVPANATPGDHAGGIVASLTSRTNDADGQLVDLDRRVAARVYVRVAGPAEPAVQVESVQVSYDNPIAPWGEHRMTVTYVLRNTGNLRVGGDSQVRVTGPFRWRLATSGQTELPELLPGSTLTVTETVTGLAPVLRLTAAIEVDAVSSDGPMPQVRRTTGVWAIPWLLVAVLLVGGAVVAVRRIRRRRAAAQRPGAAGRPSS from the coding sequence ATGCCGTCATCACCCCTCGTCCGCCGAGCACCCCGGATCGCGCTCGCCGCGCTGATCGCGTTGCTGGCCGCGCCGCCCGACCTCACCCCGGCCGCCGCATCGCCGGCTGCCGCAGCGCCGACTGCGGTAGCGCCGGCCGGCGCCGTGCCGGCCAGCCAACAGAGCTTGCCCGACGATCCCGAGATCCGGTGGGCGGTGCAGCCCACCCGCGAGGCCGGGCCGACCGGCCGGAGCTGGTTCACCTACGACCTGGTGCCCGGAGGTGAACTCGTCGACTCCGCGACGATCACCAACTTCAGCAGCACCACATTAGACTTCGAGGTCTACCCTACCGACGCGTACACCACCCCGGACGGCGGTTTCGCGCTGCTGCCGGCGGACGAACCCGCCAGCGGGCTCGCCACCTGGGTCGGCATGGCGCAGGGGCGGTACCGGGTTCCCGCCGGCGAAACGCTGGAGGTGGAGTTCCGGCTCCGAGTCCCGGCGAACGCCACCCCCGGCGACCATGCCGGCGGCATCGTCGCCTCCCTCACTTCCCGCACCAACGACGCCGACGGGCAGCTAGTCGACCTGGATCGTCGGGTGGCCGCCCGGGTGTACGTCCGGGTGGCCGGGCCGGCCGAGCCCGCGGTGCAGGTCGAATCGGTGCAGGTGTCGTACGACAATCCGATCGCGCCCTGGGGAGAGCACCGGATGACCGTCACCTACGTGCTGCGGAACACCGGCAACCTGCGGGTCGGCGGCGATAGCCAGGTGCGGGTAACCGGCCCGTTCCGCTGGCGGTTGGCCACCAGCGGTCAGACCGAGCTGCCCGAACTGCTGCCGGGCAGCACGCTGACGGTCACCGAGACGGTGACCGGGCTCGCGCCCGTGCTCCGGTTGACCGCCGCGATCGAAGTGGACGCGGTCAGCTCGGACGGCCCGATGCCGCAGGTTCGGCGTACCACCGGGGTGTGGGCGATCCCCTGGCTGTTGGTCGCGGTGCTGCTGGTGGGCGGCGCGGTGGTGGCGGTCCGGCGGATCCGTCGCCGTCGGGCGGCGGCCCAGCGACCGGGCGCTGCCGGGCGGCCCTCCTCATGA